One window from the genome of Nicotiana tomentosiformis chromosome 5, ASM39032v3, whole genome shotgun sequence encodes:
- the LOC104088367 gene encoding phytochrome B-like gives MASGSGSRVKHARNHKPKLHQAQFSGTSNNNNNNTSISKAVAQYTTDARLHAAFEQSGVSGKSFDYSQSVRNTNESVPEYQITAYLNNIQRGGHIQPFGCTVAVDESSFCVIAYSENARDMLGIMPQSVPSLEKVEILKIGTDVRTLFAPSSSVLLEGAFGAREIALLNPIWIHSKISGRPFYAILHRIDVGIVIDLEPARTEDPALSIAGAVQSQKLAVRAISLLQSLPGGDVKLLCDTVVKSVRELTGHDRVMVYKFHEDEHGEVVAESKRDDLEPYIGLHYPATDIPQASRFLFKQNRVRMIVDCTATPVRVIQDESLEQPLCLVGSTLRSPHGCHPQYMVNMGNVASLTLAVIINGNDDEIVGGGRNTMRLWGLVVGHHTSARCIPFPLRYACEFLMQAFGLQLNMELQLASQLAEKHVLRTQTLLCDMLLRDSPTGIVTQSPSIVDLVKCDGAALYYQGKYYPMGITPTEAQIKGIVEWLLTYHVDSTGLSTDSLADAGYPGATSLGDAVCGMAVAYVTSKDFLFWFRSHTASELKWGGAKHHPEDKDDWQRMHPRSSFKAFLEVVKSRSLPWENPEMDAIHSLQLILRDSFKDAEASNSMAVAHAQLGEAGLQGMDELRSVAREMVRLIETATAPIFAVDVEGCINGWNAKIAELTGLSIEEAMGKSLVHDLVHEESQRTAENLLFNALKGEEDKNIEIKFRTFGAEQLKRALFVVVNACSSKDYMNNIVGVCFVSQDVTAQKVVMDKFIRIQGDYKAVMHSPNPLIPPIFVSDENTYCVEWNTAMEKLTGWNRGEIIEKMLVGEIFGNFCRLKGPDTMTKFMIVLHNAIGGQDTEKFSFSFSDRNGKFVHVLLTANKRVNMDGQIIGAFCFLQIASPELQQTLSMQRQQERTSISQMKGLAYIFRELKNPLNGIRFANSLLETTDLTEDQKQFLETNVACERQMSNIIRDVDLDNIENGSLELEKAEFFLSSVIDAVVSQVMLLLRERGVQLIRDIPEEIKTLRVYGDQVRIQQVFADFLQIMASYAPSPEGWVEVHLQPSMKQISNGVTIVHIESRIVCPGEGLPPELIQDMFHNSQWVTQEGLRLSMCRKILNLMNGEVQYIRQSERCFFLIILELPMPQRGSKTVG, from the exons ATGGCTTCTGGAAGTGGAAGCAGAGTAAAGCATGCTCGTAATCACAAACCAAAACTACATCAAGCTCAATTTTCAGgtacaagtaataacaataataataatacatcaATAAGTAAAGCAGTAGCACAATATACTACAGATGCTAGACTACATGCTGCATTTGAACAATCAGGAGTTTCAGGAAAATCATTTGATTATTCACAATCTGTTAGAAATACAAATGAGTCTGTTCCAGAATATCAAATTACTGCTTACTTGAATAATATTCAAAGAGGTGGTCATATTCAACCTTTTGGTTGTACAGTAGCTGTAGATGAGTCGAGTTTTTGTGTAATTGCTTATAGTGAAAATGCACGCGACATGCTCGgtataatgccacagtcagttccGAGTCTTGAAAAGGTGGAAATTTTGAAAATTGGAACTGATGTTAGGACCCTTTTTGCTCCTTCAAGCTCTGTTTTGCTTGAAGGTGCTTTTGGGGCGCGTGAGATTGCTTTGTTGAATCCGATTTGGATTCATTCCAAGATTTCGGGGAGGCCATTTTACGCGATTTTGCATAGGATTGATGTtggtattgtaattgatttgGAGCCTGCTAGAACAGAGGACCCTGCATTGTCTATTGCTGGAGCTGTGCAATCACAGAAACTTGCTGTAAGGGCTATTTCGCTCTTGCAATCGCTCCCCGGTGGAGATGTTAAGCTTTTGTGTGATACTGTTGTTAAGAGTGTGAGGGAGCTCACTGGGCATGATCGCGTTATGGTGTATAAGTTTCATGAGGATGAGCATGGGGAGGTCGTGGCGGAGAGTAAGAGAGATGATTTGGAGCCTTATATTGGTTTGCATTATCCGGCTACTGATATTCCACAAGCATCGAGATTCTTATTTAAGCAGAATAGGGTTAGAATGATTGTGGACTGTACTGCCACCCCTGTGCGGGTTATTCAGGATGAATCGCTCGAGCAGCCTCTGTGTTTAGTCGGTTCAACACTTAGGTCCCCTCATGGTTGCCACCCCCAGTACATGGTCAATATGGGCAATGTCGCGTCATTAACACTGGCTGTTATTATAAATGGTAACGATGATGAAATTGTTGGAGGAGGCCGAAATACGATGAGATTATGGGGCTTGGTCGTTGGACACCACACTTCTGCTCGGTGCATTCCTTTCCCCCTTCGTTATGCCTGTGAATTCCTTATGCAGGCCTTTGGGCTCCAACTAAACATGGAATTACAATTGGCATCACAGTTGGCTGAAAAACATGTCTTAAGGACACAAACATTGTTATGTGACATGCTTCTTCGAGACTCACCTACGGGGATTGTTACTCAGAGTCCCAGTATTGTCGACCTTGTGAAATGCGATGGGGCCGCTTTGTACTACCAGGGGAAGTACTATCCTATGGGTATTACACCTACTGAAGCCCAGATAAAGGGCATCGTGGAGTGGCTATTGACTTATCATGTTGACTCAACAGGTTTGAGTACTGATAGTTTGGCCGATGCAGGGTATCCTGGGGCAACTTCACTTGGTGATGCGGTTTGTGGGATGGCTGTTGCTTATGTAACTTCAAAAGATTTCCTGTTTTGGTTCCGTTCACACACTGCGAGTGAGTTAAAATGGGGTGGTGCAAAGCATCATCCAGAAGACAAAGATGATTGGCAGAGAATGCATCCACGCTCTTCCTTCAAGGCATTTCTGGAAGTTGTTAAGAGCCGCAGTTTACCATGGGAGAATCCAGAAATGGATGCAATTCACTCTTTGCAGCTTATTCTACGTGATTCATTCAAGGATGCTGAGGCAAGTAATTCTATGGCTGTCGCGCATGCTCAGCTTGGGGAAGCGGGGTTGCAAGGGATGGATGAGCTGAGATCTGTTGCCAGAGAAATGGTTAGATTGATAGAGACTGCTACAGCACCCATATTTGCCGTTGATGTTGAAGGTTGCATAAATGGATGGAATGCCAAAATTGCAGAGTTGACAGGGTTATCAATTGAAGAAGCAATGGGGAAGTCCTTGGTTCATGATCTTGTCCACGAAGAATCACAGAGAACTGCTGAGAACCTTCTCTTCAATGCTTTAAAAG GTGAAGAAGATAAGAACATAGaaataaagtttaggacatttGGAGCTGAGCAACTGAAGAGGGCTCTTTTTGTGGTGGTTAATGCTTGCTCTAGCAAAGACTACATGAATAACATTGTTGGTGTCTGCTTCGTTAGCCAGGATGTTACTGCCCAAAAAGTTGTAATGGACAAATTTATTCGCATACAAGGTGATTACAAGGCCGTCATGCACAGCCCTAATCCTCTGATCCCGCCCATATTTGTATCAGATGAAAACACTTACTGCGTCGAGTGGAACACTGCGATGGAAAAACTTACTGGTTGGAACAGAGGAGAAATCATTGAAAAAATGTTAGTTGGTGAGATTTTTGGCAATTTTTGTCGGCTCAAAGGCCCAGACACCATGACTAAATTCATGATTGTGTTGCATAATGCAATTGGAGGCCAGGACACGGAAaagttttcattttctttttcggACCGAAATGGAAAATTTGTTCATGTTCTTTTGACTGCTAACAAGAGAGTCAATATGGATGGCCAAATTATTGGGGCCTTCTGTTTCTTGCAGATTGCAAGTCCTGAATTGCAGCAAACTCTAAGCATGCAGAGACAACAGGAGAGGACAAGTATTTCTCAGATGAAAGGGTTGGCTTACATTTTTCGGGAATTAAAGAATCCGCTGAATGGTATACGCTTTGCAAATTCATTATTAGAGACCACAGATTTGACAGAAGACCAGAAGCAATTTCTGGAAACAAATGTTGCTTGTGAGAGGCAGATGTCTAATATCATAAGGGATGTTGATCTTGACAATATTGAAAACGG TTCACTGGAGCTTGAGAAAGCAGAATTTTTTCTTTCGAGTGTGATAGATGCTGTTGTTAGCCAAGTGATGTTATTGTTGAGGGAAAGAGGTGTGCAACTGATCCGGGATATTCCAGAGGAAATCAAGACATTAAGGGTCTACGGCGATCAAGTCAGAATTCAGCAGGTCTTTGCTGATTTCTTGCAGATTATGGCAAGCTATGCGCCATCCCCAGAAGGGTGGGTAGAAGTCCATCTTCAACCAAGTATGAAGCAAATTTCTAATGGAGTAACTATCGTACATATTGAGTCCAG GATTGTTTGCCCTGGTGAAGGTCTTCCTCCTGAATTAATCCAAGATATGTTCCATAACAGTCAGTGGGTAACTCAGGAAGGTCTACGGCTGAGCATGTGCCGAAAAATCTTAAATCTTATGAATGGAGAAGTCCAGTATATCAGACAATCAGAAAGATGTTTCTTCCTGATTATACTTGAACTACCTATGCCTCAAAGAGGTTCAAAGACGGTTGGCTAG